Below is a genomic region from Lepidochelys kempii isolate rLepKem1 chromosome 5, rLepKem1.hap2, whole genome shotgun sequence.
GAATAAATGAGGCGAGCAGGGGAATTTCAGTACCTAACCACTAATCCtcattaaaaatgtgtttgtaaaGGAGCCCCCACAGGGTTTTCTGCCAGAGGGGGAGAGAACCTGACCACACCCAGTTACTTGCACTGGATGGCTCCTGCACAGGCCCCGATTCCTTACTTCTTACCGGGGTCCTACCCCTGGCAGGCCTTCTTAAGTCTCTCCCTGGGAGTTCACTGCACTCCCCACAGGGTTGGGGTAAAGATCTCCTGGATGGGCATTCCCCAAGAGGCTCCAGTAGTCTTCTGCTTAGGGCAgtcttgctcctcccccctcagcTGACTGCTGTTTTCTCCCTTTTATACATGATTGAAAAGGTCACAAGGGCAGGGCAAGTCCTGTCCCCAGAGCCTCTCTGACACCTCCCTCCTATACACCCCATCCCAGTGTTGCTCTCACTTCTGATAGTCAGTCACCAGAATATCTCTAGTTGGAAATGAGTTGCCCTTCCTTTCTGAAAGGATTATTTGTTGTGGTGTTACTAAATAGGGAAGGGGACACTGGGAAATCTGGAGACCTTTACTTAGAATATCCTTTCCCGTGTTGATCTAGAGAGTGGAAATAAGTGGCATGGTACTGCTGTGTAGTGCTCTTAAACAAAATGTTATGTATCATGGCAAAGGGCTCGCTTTAAAACTAGAATGAGACCAGCAGTCTCTTTAGAGACTACAGAGCACAGTTATAGCATTGAGTATGTTTAAGTGCGTCTCTGTTGGCTTCCCTAGAGTTAGACTAAATATAGCCCTTGAACGCACTCCTCACACCTGCATTTTCCTCACATTTCACTCATGAATGGAAGGAGCGTCTAACTCCAGGGAAAAGGATGGGAGAGGAATGACAGTGAGAGCTACTGAGAAAGGGGAAGGTTCTGCCATTGAAATGGGGTTGGAGGGTCACACAAAATGGCCaaaacaagaaaggaaaaaagcatCCAGGACCAGAAGCTGAGCTTCCTTATCCTGCCCATCACCTGGCCTGTGGGATGGGGtatgagaaaggagagagaagcagCTGTTGAATGAGCCGAAACTGCCGTGGCCTAGCTCTTCAGCTTGAGCGTTGGAGAAGCCACGCTGCCAAAGCCAAGTGTCAGAACTTCTGGCTGCAATTCAGCGCCACATGTTAAACAGACTTCTGGTCTAGCCCTATCTTGTGTATATTTTTTTACAGATACTGCACAAATAGGTGTGACATATACAAATGTGTCTGATTGACAGTGTGCTGTATTTTAAATCGCCATTTGATATTATGGGGAATAAAAATTCATagaaattaatataaaaataacataGCCCAACTCTGCATAATAGCCTAGACATCTATTTGCTGTCATTAGAAACCACAGAGTTACAAATTAAAGTTATGGCCTGAAATGTATACAAATAGCGGGGGTACTCTGACAACATAATGAAATGCATGGTTTTAAGAAGTTCTCCTTCAGCCATTAGACCACATTCTGATCCCAGATACATCAGTGTAAAACTTGCAGATTCAGACCCAGTTCAGAACCATCCCATTTCTTCCACTCCCATCCATATCTCAGGCTTCCCTTCTTGCATCTTTTTccctcctttgtctctttccctcccatttctcccccctgccctgcacccagtcTGACAGTTATATTACAAACATGATGTGCTTGGCCTGAATTTTAGGGTTTAAGCTTGAGATAGCTAAGTTCCAGAAAGTCAGATTTGCCTCACAGTTAAACTAGTGTAGCTATAAGATTTCTAATGAAAGCACTTCCCTTTTCTTAAATCACTTCAAGTATTTTCACTAGCTACAGCAAATCTGAGTTTAATGGTCACACTTCTTCCTGCATCTTTAAGGGCAGAAATACTAGACTTTTTTTAATATGGATGATTCCGTGATAGCTTTGAGGGAGGTTTTGCTAAGGAATAATGAAACTGAGGGCAACACGTTTGTTATGGCTCATGGGCATGTGGGAAGGAGGTGTTACATCATCCCAGCTGATGCTCATAACAAGTGTGTAGCAAACAGCAGGGTTGCCTAAAAGCCCATTGAAACAAGAGCATGCCTTTAGTAGTGATATGATAAGGAAAAAGGCCTAACAGGCTAGAGTTTAAAAGATAGCACTGTGATGTGGCCAAGGAACCAGACCACAAGTGGTTTCTTGGAGACTGCTATCCTGTACCCATAAACCAGCACATTCCAGGGAGGCAGCTAGCCTTTTCTGCTCAGACTTGCAAATACGCCAGAACAGTGGTACATAAGTTTGATGCATGTAAGTTACTACAGTACAGTGGAGAAGTAACTCACAACCTATTGTACAGTCCAACATCTGCATTTTGAATGGCAGTTCAGGTGGTAACTGGGTGCACTCCTTATCCTTCTCATCTGGTCCTTGGCCACACCCCTGTTTGCGCTGTTTGCAGACGTGATGCGGCGGTCCAGCACTGCACACCTTCTCATGGGAGCATGTCCTGTAGGCAGATGGCTCCTGCGCAGCAAGTGAGGTGTGTGCCTACTTCTAAGTGACTGCACCCTGCTTCCCTTTGTGCAGAGGGAAATACATGGGCCTTTGAAACTAAACAGCAGAGCCATCTGCCGCAAGCTTTCTGTCTCTGGCAAACTGCACGGCACCATGAATGCTATAGAACAGCAATTCGTGCATCTTTTTGCAATCCTTCCCAAAGTAGTCCCCTCTTTTCAGAGAGTCAATCACTGAGGGGTTGCAGCAAGCCAGAAGAACAGTGATTTTTAGCTCGTTGTAATCTTTCAGTATTTCCTTTAATGTGATTATACCAGCTGTGTCCAGAAAAGTGACTGAGGAGCAGTCTATGATGATGGTCTGGAAATCTACTTGTTTAGGAACCAGGTGTAAGGCTGTATCTGCCTGATCCAATCCCTTAACAGTTGTGCCTCTATTTCCCTCTTTCAAATGCTCTTTTTGCTTCTtctcattctttttccttttagcaGCTTCCAGAGTAGGATCTAACCCAGTCATTCTGTAGAGAGACTTCAGAAAAAAGTCTTTATTTGCATAGTAAAGTGGTGCCTCAAAACGGAATATTTTGGCATTTGGAACAGGACAGAGACTTTCATATTCCCAGTCGTCTTCATAGAAGGCAGTGCTCTGGATCTGACCAAGCAGGGCAGTACGGGGTCGCTGCGTACGAACAACAATGCACAGGATGGAAAAGAGGACCCCAATCAAAAGCCCCATTTCTGTGCTGATCAGGGCAGATGAGAACACAGTAACACACCAAACCAGAGTGTCCACCTTGTTCATGTGATATCGCTGGGGCACGTCTCTAAACTTCCGAAGGGCTCCTCGGAGACTGACGATGATGATGCAAGCCAAAACGCATTTTTGCAAAGAATAAAACAGCGGGGCGAGGAAGAGCAGCACCAGCAACACTACCACTGCGCTGATAACACTAGAGACCTGCGTCTGGCAGCCCGTAGAAGATTTCACAAGCGTTTTTGCAAGAGCTGCACTGGTTGCGAAACAATGGAAAAAGGATGGGATAATGTTACAGAATCCTATGGCAAACATTTCCTGATTGGCTCTGACCGTGTAGGCATATTTCTTTGCAAACATTTCTGAGAGGGAGATTGTAAATGCAAAGCCAACTATGGCAAGAGGAACAGCATCTAGCGCCACACGATGCATCAGGTTAAAATTTGGCATCTGAGGGGGAATAAATCCAGTTGGAATTGCCCCCGAAACACTGGATGCATAAACTTCATTCAGTTTCCCATAGTGGGAAACCAGCGTTGCCACAACAATAACCACCAGCTCTGTGGGCAGTGGGATTTTCAGCTTATGCTTGTACCGATCTCCTAGTTCTTTCGCAGTGACTAGCACAGCAATGCAAACCACGCTCGTGATTACATCGCACAGGTTAGCCtgagaaatgttttgaaaaatattaatcCAGGTCGTTAAGAAGATCCCATGCCCTTGGCTGCGCGGGATTTTTATTCCAATAAGGTACTTAACTTGGGCTGTTAAAATGGTTAAAGAAGCACCAGTTGCAAATCCATCCAGCACAGACTCTGAAAGATACATAGAGACAAAGCCTAAACGAAAGACTCCCATCAGAACCTGAAAGAAAAGCAAGAGGGTGAGAACTAAAGGGTGCTACAAAAAACGGAGCAAGCATCAGTTGCAGACAAATCcttgaaagttataattcttaaAAGGGCTGGTAACTTGTTATTTCAGGCCTGCTTTTACAATTGATGGATTTGTTTTGCTACACCATGAGCTCTAGAGATAAATGAGAGGGCTTTTGAAGTGGACTAACTGGAACAGGTCCCCCTGCATCAATTCAAATTAACTCCATCCACATTGAAGTGAGCTGCCACCTGACTGCATTGATGCTCGTGTAAGTCAGTGGAGAATTTAGTCCAGAGCGCTTTTATTGTACTCAGAGCTGAATTTTCATTTCACCTCCACTAAAGGGAGTAGAAAAACTCGGGGCCCTCCTTGGCATCCCTTTGTCAGCAGAACTCCCAGTGAGGACAATGGAGATTTCTGCTTCAGTATTAAGGGAAAATACggctccttttttgttttttaactaacaAGCTCATTTCTTGAGTTCAGGCCTGTTTCAGACTGAAGTGGGATTGCTTTACAACCTGGGCACCGTGCCTTACATATTCAGCGGACAGTAATGACTTTGGGTGCCTCAGGGCTTGGGTGGCCATTTTGAGATGCAGTAAAGAAGCCTGACTTGCAAAAAGGGCTGAGCATCTTCCCTTGGCAAATCAAAGCCCTTTAAGGTGACCTGCACGGGGCACCTGAGATAACTTACTATCCATACCCCATCAGCATagcagctgagcacctcacactcttCAGTGCATTTATCTTCAGCAGGCCACTGAGGTAATGGTGTTAACCTAATTTTGCAGATGGAGGACTGGGATACAGAGAGACGAAGCGACTTGACCAAGGTctcacacacagagtctgtggcagaggagggatttgaatccaggtctctcaagttctaggctagtgccctaacccagtgtttcccaaaccaGTGAGTTGCGGGATGGGTCTAGATGGGTTGCCTGTTATTGCTCCCCCGTGCATGCCCATGGGTGGGGAGAAGTTTGCCTTGGGCCCCCCATTTGAGAGGGTCCCCAAACcaagtggcattgtgacctggtgcatggggctACACTCTgtcccactcaggtttggcccagctgcccctctgtcatgatgaaggtgcagctgggccaaacctgagtggcactgtgaccctaTGCACCAGGACGCAATGTCTGGAGCAGGTAACCAGCTAAGTCCAGCGCCATGGGACAGAAGCCACTGCTGCAGGATGAGGCTCACTCTCCAACTCCTAGCCATCtggggctgctgggagggggaaaggttgggacAGCAAGAGCAAGGGGGTTGTGGGGTGccaagcagggggctgggaatgggagcGGGGAGCAGCTCTCCTCACCTTGATGCAGGGGAAGACTGGGATTGTGTGGCCCCAGCCACATGAAGGATTATGAAGTGAAGTTGTTAGAGCTGTTACACTGTGTCTGTGTTACCTGGAAATTCCCCCATGACCAAATCTGAGTGTCAGGCCTCTTTGTGCCCACAGGGCAGCATAAAAGGGTCACAATGCAATGGAGAATTGCACCCAGTGTAAGTAGTACTTCCACTGCAGCCAAGAGGAATTTTACCTGTGTTGGGTCCTGATTGTGTTCCAAGTAAGCAGCTAATAAAACATATTTatcaaacacttttaaaataaactttataaTGTGCTGCCAGGATTCTCCGTGGAAGATAAATTTCAGTTACCATCTGACTGAGCTGATGTGTTAAAATTCCTTACAGTGGAAGTCAAAAGCATGCAAATGCACTGTAAGAACTTCATATCCTCACCCTAGGTGAGGCCAGCAACTTACTTGATAAACTCCAGCCAGAAAAGTCAAGGCCGTAGCAATTCCAATAGCATAGCACTCTTTCCCACACTCAGCGTTCAACCCCCCAAGAGTAAGATTGAAGGCGGTTACATTAGAATTGTTGCTGTTCCATTC
It encodes:
- the SLC26A1 gene encoding sulfate anion transporter 1, coding for MESQTEAIKMDIGPSLSFPMERKVHIQSSRRQIIKAKLRKSCSCTTKRLKNIIMDFFPVLRWLPKYHCREYIWGDVMSGVVIGIILVPQAIAYSLLAGLKPIYSLYTSFFANIIYFLMGTSRHVSVGIFSLLSLMVGQVVDRELLLAGFDLNNDDDAISNSYEWNSNNSNVTAFNLTLGGLNAECGKECYAIGIATALTFLAGVYQVLMGVFRLGFVSMYLSESVLDGFATGASLTILTAQVKYLIGIKIPRSQGHGIFLTTWINIFQNISQANLCDVITSVVCIAVLVTAKELGDRYKHKLKIPLPTELVVIVVATLVSHYGKLNEVYASSVSGAIPTGFIPPQMPNFNLMHRVALDAVPLAIVGFAFTISLSEMFAKKYAYTVRANQEMFAIGFCNIIPSFFHCFATSAALAKTLVKSSTGCQTQVSSVISAVVVLLVLLFLAPLFYSLQKCVLACIIIVSLRGALRKFRDVPQRYHMNKVDTLVWCVTVFSSALISTEMGLLIGVLFSILCIVVRTQRPRTALLGQIQSTAFYEDDWEYESLCPVPNAKIFRFEAPLYYANKDFFLKSLYRMTGLDPTLEAAKRKKNEKKQKEHLKEGNRGTTVKGLDQADTALHLVPKQVDFQTIIIDCSSVTFLDTAGIITLKEILKDYNELKITVLLACCNPSVIDSLKRGDYFGKDCKKMHELLFYSIHGAVQFARDRKLAADGSAV